The segment CGCCGCGCGCGGTCGGTGAGCTGGTTCTGCGTGATCACCAGGTCGGCGGAGTCGTCGAGCGCGGCGATGGCTTTGTTGACCACGGTCACGTCCTCGATGCCGGCCTTCTTGATCTTGTTGCGCAGGACGCTGGCACCCATGGCCGAGGAGCCCATGCCGGCGTCGCAGGCGAAGACGATGCTCTTCACCTCGCGCTCGGTCATGACCGCCGGCTCCACGCCACCGCCGGCCTGAGTGGCTGCGCCGCCGCGAAGGTTCGACAGGGCGTCGGAGGACTTGCCCTTGGCCGCCTCGGTCTGGGTGATCGCCGCGCCGAAGGCGTCATCGGTTGCCGCAAGGGCCTCGAGGTCGCGCTTGCGCGAGGCCCGGAGGATGACCGCGGCGATGAGGAACGTCACGGCCGCCGACAGGATGACCGACAGGATGACTGCGAAGTAGGCGCCGTTCGCGGTCTGCAGCAACACCGCGATGATGCTTCCCGGCGCCGCCGGTGCTCGAAGCGCGCCACCGAGGAGCATGTTGGTGGTCACACCGGTCATGCCGCCCGCGATGAGGGCGAGGATGACGGCCGGCTTCATCAGCGCGTAGGGGAAGTAGACCTCGTGGATGCCGCCGAAGAACTGGATGACCGCGGCGCCCGGGGCCGACGCGCGGGCAGCGCCGAGCCCGAAGATCGCGAACGCCAGCAGGAGGCCCAGGCCCGGGCCGGGGTTGGCCTCGAGGAGGAACAGGATCGATGCGCCCTGGTCGTCGGCCTGCTGGATGCCGAGCGGTGTCAGCACCCCGTGGTTGATGGCGTTGTTGAGGAACAGCACCTTCGCCGGCTCGATGATGATGCTCGTCAGCGGCAGGAGGTTCGCCTCGACCAGGAAGTCCACCGCGTTGCTGAGCGTGGTCATCAGGCCGTTGACCAGCCACGCGATCGGGTAGAACCCGACGACGGCCATCACGAAGCCCCAGATGCCGGCCGAGAACATGTTCACGAGCATCTCGAAGCCTGCGCGGATCTTGCCGTCCCACAGGCTGTCGAGCCACTTCATCGTGTACGCCGCCAGCGGCGCCATGATCATCGCGCCGATGAACATGTGCACCTGGCCGAGCTCCGAGGCGCCCTCGGGGAGGGTGGCGTTGAAGTCCGCGACCAGCTTGTCCGACCCGGCGATGGCGCCCATCACGGCGATCGAGGCCACGACGCCGCCGCGCACGCCGTAGACGATCGTGCCGCCGGTGTAGGCGATGATGATCGGCAGCAGGTAGTGGATGAACGGGCCGACGATCGTGGCGAGGTCGGCGTTGG is part of the Microbacterium sp. ET2 genome and harbors:
- a CDS encoding PTS mannitol transporter subunit IICB, with the translated sequence MTTTSVPAKKPGGVRVGVQRFGTFLSGMIMPNIPALIAWGIFTAFFIEVGWTPNADLATIVGPFIHYLLPIIIAYTGGTIVYGVRGGVVASIAVMGAIAGSDKLVADFNATLPEGASELGQVHMFIGAMIMAPLAAYTMKWLDSLWDGKIRAGFEMLVNMFSAGIWGFVMAVVGFYPIAWLVNGLMTTLSNAVDFLVEANLLPLTSIIIEPAKVLFLNNAINHGVLTPLGIQQADDQGASILFLLEANPGPGLGLLLAFAIFGLGAARASAPGAAVIQFFGGIHEVYFPYALMKPAVILALIAGGMTGVTTNMLLGGALRAPAAPGSIIAVLLQTANGAYFAVILSVILSAAVTFLIAAVILRASRKRDLEALAATDDAFGAAITQTEAAKGKSSDALSNLRGGAATQAGGGVEPAVMTEREVKSIVFACDAGMGSSAMGASVLRNKIKKAGIEDVTVVNKAIAALDDSADLVITQNQLTDRARRQTPNAIHVSVDNFMNSPRYDEVVELVRDQHKDGA